The Acidianus manzaensis genome has a window encoding:
- a CDS encoding ATP-binding cassette domain-containing protein gives MINYNDLTIKFSDVTIFKELNLHINQHSIVIGPNGSGKTTLIKATCGLIPYRGKILVDGQGVKKIKNYLNLSTNIPEVYTIGREVKDIAEIYSEIKDLELDVFRDLLKELRIYDEVINKKIFKLSAGQSVIVRTVLALSSPSKNLLIDEPFENVDPSKRLIIARFLKENVKDGFITTHELDLLKQFNSWPLYIILNGKVYGPIITEDFLNSTIVEGEAPNAILTLDLDDKKISIVKDNGSGIKLLTLGNINRLYGVL, from the coding sequence ATGATAAATTATAATGATCTCACAATAAAATTTTCAGATGTAACGATCTTTAAAGAATTAAATTTACACATTAATCAGCATTCAATAGTTATTGGACCAAATGGTTCAGGAAAAACTACATTAATTAAAGCAACATGCGGACTTATACCTTATAGAGGAAAGATCTTAGTTGATGGACAAGGAGTAAAGAAAATTAAAAATTACTTGAATCTTTCTACAAATATTCCAGAAGTCTATACAATAGGAAGAGAAGTAAAAGATATAGCAGAAATATATTCAGAAATAAAAGACCTTGAATTAGATGTCTTTCGAGATTTATTAAAAGAGCTAAGAATTTATGACGAAGTTATAAATAAGAAGATTTTTAAATTATCTGCAGGTCAAAGCGTAATAGTTAGAACAGTACTAGCTTTATCTTCTCCAAGTAAGAATTTGCTAATTGATGAACCATTTGAGAATGTAGATCCATCAAAAAGATTAATAATAGCAAGATTCTTGAAAGAAAACGTAAAAGATGGATTCATTACTACTCATGAACTAGATTTATTGAAACAATTTAATTCTTGGCCTCTCTATATAATTCTGAACGGAAAAGTATATGGTCCTATAATAACTGAAGATTTTCTAAATTCTACAATTGTTGAAGGTGAAGCTCCTAATGCCATCTTAACGTTAGATCTAGATGATAAGAAAATTTCAATTGTGAAAGATAATGGATCTGGCATTAAATTACTTACCTTAGGGAATATTAATAGATTGTATGGTGTACTA